The proteins below come from a single Methanolobus chelungpuianus genomic window:
- a CDS encoding cation:proton antiporter — protein MLPEIPVNDPILIFALSMLVFLVAPLLLKLCRLPGIIGIIIVGALIGPNALHILDRNDTIILLGEIGLVYLMFIAGLEININNFIEKIDRSLVFGAISFIIPQIAGTAAGYYILGLSLPASLLFASIFASHTLLAYPVIRRLGIVNNEAVTAAVGGTILTDTLALMVLAVVLSSTEGSLDMFFWMRLGVGLLLFFAGTWIIVPRISRWFFSKLTEESYFEFIFVMAVTFVTAYFAEIAGVEPIIGAFLAGLLLNRLIPNSSPLMNRIEFVGNALFIPFFLLSVGMLVNIRAFTEGGQQLTLALWLVILVLVTKLAAAWMTGWAYGYGKDQVMSMFGLSVGQAAAALAIVLIGYEAGFFEQSMINAVVMMILVIGIISPHIVERYGKRVSLAEQASISPVERSPRVLVSFSIHSAYKQFLLDLALMIRDRRSDEPLHVLSVVKHDGGNSEKKVAEAEKMLNEMTAYAACAEVPVNTHVRLNYNIASGIMKAVLDNRISIIVIGWDGVHSPRESVIGSIIDQLLRGTEKLVLVSMIRKPLCNTKEITLIIPPGVDHNRGLYPFVELAGSISEGTSAQLRALVVGDDPAVYKAIFRKIVPDLSIRFESKDSWSDLINMLHSWDWSRNDLIISANARRDTPGWHPVLQTLPKRISAFFEGNLLIAYLSTEERVDDLEYFGIE, from the coding sequence ATGCTCCCGGAAATACCTGTAAACGACCCCATACTCATATTCGCGCTGTCGATGCTGGTTTTCCTGGTTGCTCCTCTTCTTCTCAAGCTTTGCAGGCTGCCCGGGATCATAGGAATTATCATAGTCGGTGCACTCATCGGTCCCAATGCACTGCATATACTTGACCGCAATGATACTATCATACTCCTCGGGGAAATAGGTCTCGTTTACCTGATGTTCATAGCCGGGCTTGAGATCAATATCAACAACTTCATCGAGAAGATCGACAGAAGCCTGGTCTTCGGTGCCATATCGTTCATAATACCCCAGATAGCAGGCACTGCTGCCGGATATTACATCCTGGGCCTTTCCCTGCCTGCCTCCCTGCTCTTTGCTTCCATCTTTGCGTCCCACACCCTGCTTGCCTATCCTGTCATCAGGAGGCTTGGCATAGTCAACAATGAAGCAGTTACCGCTGCTGTAGGCGGTACGATACTTACTGACACCCTGGCCCTCATGGTTCTTGCTGTGGTGCTGTCTTCCACGGAAGGCAGCCTGGACATGTTCTTCTGGATGAGGCTGGGTGTCGGGCTTCTTTTATTCTTTGCGGGGACCTGGATCATAGTGCCACGCATTTCCAGGTGGTTCTTCAGCAAGCTTACCGAGGAAAGTTACTTTGAGTTCATTTTCGTTATGGCTGTTACCTTTGTAACAGCATACTTTGCCGAAATTGCAGGTGTGGAGCCAATCATAGGTGCATTCCTTGCAGGACTTCTTCTTAACCGCCTGATACCAAACAGCAGCCCGCTGATGAACAGGATAGAGTTTGTTGGGAATGCACTTTTCATACCTTTCTTCCTGCTGTCGGTAGGCATGCTGGTCAATATCCGAGCATTCACAGAAGGAGGCCAGCAGCTCACTCTGGCACTGTGGCTTGTGATCCTGGTGCTTGTCACAAAACTGGCAGCAGCATGGATGACAGGCTGGGCCTATGGGTATGGAAAAGACCAGGTGATGAGCATGTTCGGCCTGTCGGTGGGTCAGGCGGCCGCAGCCCTTGCAATTGTACTCATAGGTTATGAGGCCGGCTTCTTTGAGCAGAGCATGATCAATGCCGTCGTAATGATGATACTTGTCATAGGCATCATAAGTCCGCATATCGTTGAACGATACGGGAAAAGAGTGTCCCTTGCAGAACAGGCAAGTATCAGCCCGGTCGAAAGATCTCCCCGCGTACTGGTATCATTTTCGATCCATTCTGCGTATAAGCAATTCCTGCTTGACCTGGCCCTGATGATAAGGGACAGGAGATCCGATGAGCCCCTGCATGTACTCTCCGTTGTCAAGCATGATGGCGGTAATTCTGAGAAAAAGGTCGCAGAGGCAGAAAAGATGCTTAATGAGATGACAGCCTACGCCGCATGTGCCGAGGTGCCGGTAAACACACATGTGCGGCTCAACTATAACATCGCTTCCGGTATAATGAAGGCTGTCCTCGATAACAGGATATCCATTATTGTGATAGGCTGGGACGGTGTTCATTCTCCCAGAGAGAGTGTAATAGGTTCCATCATCGACCAGCTCCTCAGGGGGACAGAGAAGCTTGTACTGGTCTCGATGATAAGGAAGCCTTTGTGCAATACAAAAGAGATTACCCTTATAATACCTCCCGGTGTCGATCACAACAGGGGCCTGTACCCGTTTGTGGAGCTGGCGGGAAGCATATCCGAAGGCACGTCCGCACAGCTAAGAGCACTGGTGGTAGGGGATGATCCCGCTGTATATAAGGCAATATTCAGGAAAATAGTCCCTGACCTTTCTATAAGGTTTGAAAGCAAGGACAGCTGGAGCGATCTTATCAACATGCTGCATTCATGGGACTGGTCCCGGAATGACCTGATCATAAGTGCCAACGCCCGGAGGGATACTCCCGGATGGCATCCCGTGCTTCAGACCCTTCCAAAGCGCATCTCTGCTTTCTTTGAAGGCAATCTGCTCATAGCCTACCTGTCCACGGAAGAAAGAGTGGATGACCTGGAATACTTTGGCATCGAATAA
- a CDS encoding GNAT family N-acetyltransferase has product MKNLIWKVHMYMRQSLTASKLMVGSLITRHWVRITDKNVTNVSGEMLNEVLRLYNENFTEINEKRFTKYTRFFKKTTYVYTENNEVKGYCLYYIKPSLSIEGFQKTATLYSFTVDSRCRGQGIGAKLLQKSLLEMRLNSITSARLYVATDNTAAINLYRKVGFAVRREVMDICGPGKECYEMEIILDDRFRCDDEYQKNIFPDPQLITLLMNR; this is encoded by the coding sequence ATGAAAAATCTCATATGGAAGGTCCATATGTATATGAGGCAATCATTAACAGCTTCCAAGCTAATGGTTGGCAGTCTTATCACCCGGCACTGGGTCAGGATAACAGACAAAAATGTCACCAACGTTAGTGGGGAAATGCTAAACGAAGTTCTGAGACTTTACAATGAGAATTTCACGGAGATCAATGAAAAAAGATTCACGAAATACACCCGTTTTTTCAAAAAAACTACCTATGTATATACTGAAAATAATGAAGTAAAAGGATATTGCCTGTACTATATCAAGCCATCCTTGTCCATTGAAGGATTTCAGAAAACAGCCACACTCTATTCGTTCACTGTTGACAGCAGGTGCAGGGGACAGGGCATAGGTGCCAAGCTTCTTCAGAAAAGTCTGCTCGAGATGCGGCTGAACTCCATCACCAGTGCTAGGTTATATGTTGCAACGGACAACACTGCCGCAATAAACCTGTACAGGAAAGTGGGATTTGCAGTAAGGAGAGAAGTAATGGATATATGCGGTCCCGGAAAAGAGTGCTATGAAATGGAGATCATCCTTGATGACAGATTCAGATGCGACGATGAATACCAAAAGAACATATTCCCGGATCCCCAATTGATAACCCTTCTGATGAATAGATGA
- a CDS encoding type 1 glutamine amidotransferase family protein encodes MTRIAYLYVFDTMADWEPGFLTAELNSGRYFRKDAERYILRTVGLTKEPVVTMGGVRILPDVSLEECAAVDAGVLILPGGDTWLDDIHMPMMEKAKEFMNTGVLVAAICGATAGLAKAGMLDSRPHTSNDLGYLKAVIPTYKGEAFYIHKTAVTHGRLITATGIAPVDFAREVLRELGVFSSGTLDAWYWLYITHEAQYYYALMESLEI; translated from the coding sequence ATGACCAGAATTGCCTATCTCTATGTGTTCGACACCATGGCCGACTGGGAGCCGGGGTTCCTTACAGCTGAACTGAACTCAGGCCGTTATTTCAGGAAGGATGCTGAAAGGTACATCTTAAGGACAGTGGGACTCACCAAAGAGCCTGTTGTCACCATGGGTGGAGTGCGTATATTACCGGACGTAAGCCTTGAAGAGTGCGCTGCCGTCGATGCGGGTGTGCTCATACTCCCGGGAGGCGACACCTGGCTTGATGACATTCACATGCCCATGATGGAAAAGGCAAAGGAGTTCATGAACACAGGTGTTCTTGTGGCGGCCATCTGCGGCGCAACAGCGGGACTTGCAAAAGCAGGGATGCTCGACAGCAGGCCTCACACCAGCAACGATCTGGGCTATCTTAAGGCGGTCATCCCCACCTACAAAGGGGAGGCATTCTACATCCATAAAACTGCGGTCACACACGGCAGGCTTATAACCGCAACAGGTATCGCTCCCGTTGACTTTGCCCGCGAAGTGCTGAGGGAACTTGGTGTGTTTTCTTCCGGGACTCTCGATGCATGGTACTGGTTGTATATCACGCATGAAGCACAGTACTACTATGCACTCATGGAGTCGCTGGAAATTTAA
- a CDS encoding sodium-dependent transporter has protein sequence MSEKDLRPEREQLATRLGFLLVSAGCAIGLGNVWRFPFITGMYGGGAFVIVYLVFLLLLGIPVLVMEYSIGRAGRLNIADAMRKLEKPGSKWHIFGYLAILGGVVGLMFYTTVAGWSIAYMYYTLTGKFAGLGPEEIGASFGAFLGNSAETVFWMAIVVALGFGVCSRGLHKGVERISKSLMAGLFFILIVLVVRSVTLPGSMEGISFYLYPDFSQLSWETVNAAMGQAFFTLSIGIGGMAVFGSYIGREKRLAGESINVVALDTSVALLAGLVIIPAAFAFSIDAGSGPGLIFVTLPNIFNQIVGGQLWGALFFLFLSLAAMTTVIAIFENLMAFTIDEWGWTRKKAALLNGVGVFLLSLPCALSFGTLSRIEPLGPGTGILDLEDFIFTNNLLPIGAISFVLFCAYNFGWGWDKFTEEANAGEGIRFPRWIRPYIVYVLPLIILLLMVGGWMAAL, from the coding sequence ATGTCTGAAAAAGACCTCCGACCCGAACGTGAGCAACTTGCAACACGACTTGGCTTTCTGCTGGTGTCAGCAGGATGCGCCATAGGACTTGGTAATGTATGGCGTTTTCCCTTCATTACAGGAATGTATGGCGGCGGAGCTTTTGTTATAGTTTACCTCGTATTCCTATTACTTCTTGGCATCCCGGTCCTTGTAATGGAATATTCCATTGGCAGGGCCGGAAGGCTGAATATTGCAGATGCCATGAGGAAACTTGAGAAGCCCGGAAGCAAATGGCACATATTCGGATATCTGGCCATACTTGGTGGCGTAGTAGGACTGATGTTCTATACCACGGTTGCCGGATGGAGTATCGCCTATATGTACTACACACTTACCGGGAAGTTCGCGGGACTCGGACCTGAGGAGATTGGCGCATCCTTCGGTGCTTTTCTGGGAAACAGTGCGGAGACCGTATTCTGGATGGCAATTGTCGTCGCACTGGGATTCGGGGTATGCTCCAGGGGACTCCATAAAGGTGTTGAGAGGATAAGCAAGTCATTGATGGCTGGTCTTTTCTTTATACTGATCGTGCTTGTTGTGCGCTCAGTTACACTGCCCGGGTCGATGGAAGGGATCAGTTTCTACCTATATCCGGACTTTTCCCAGCTAAGCTGGGAAACTGTCAACGCTGCCATGGGGCAGGCATTCTTCACCCTCAGCATAGGCATTGGCGGCATGGCTGTTTTCGGAAGCTATATAGGAAGGGAGAAACGCCTTGCAGGGGAATCGATCAATGTGGTTGCGCTCGACACATCAGTAGCACTTCTTGCAGGTCTTGTGATAATACCTGCTGCCTTTGCCTTTAGTATTGATGCCGGGTCAGGCCCGGGTCTTATTTTTGTGACATTGCCGAACATATTCAATCAAATAGTAGGAGGCCAGCTATGGGGTGCACTGTTCTTCCTGTTCCTCTCACTTGCCGCAATGACCACTGTGATAGCTATCTTTGAGAATTTAATGGCATTCACCATTGATGAATGGGGATGGACCCGAAAAAAGGCTGCACTCCTCAACGGCGTAGGAGTGTTCCTGCTGTCCCTGCCATGTGCCCTGAGTTTCGGGACATTGAGCCGGATAGAGCCTTTGGGACCCGGGACAGGTATCCTTGACCTGGAGGATTTCATCTTCACCAATAACCTGCTGCCAATAGGTGCTATATCCTTCGTACTGTTCTGCGCTTATAACTTTGGCTGGGGATGGGATAAGTTCACAGAGGAGGCAAATGCCGGGGAAGGAATACGTTTTCCACGGTGGATACGTCCCTATATCGTCTATGTTCTGCCATTGATAATACTTTTGTTAATGGTGGGAGGCTGGATGGCAGCTCTCTGA
- a CDS encoding pyridoxal phosphate-dependent decarboxylase family protein, which yields MWVGGDILSKQTEEYPEETLDPKDWKSMRILGHSILDDALDYLETLRDRPIWEHAPTHVKAHFEGPPPEDPEPADDVYQEYLRYIRPHQLGNSHPRFWGWIAGSGTVMGMFADLLASSTDAVSGSFSYLSNNYVELQVIEWCKTLLGYPSTASGLITSGCSASNLIGLAVARNKMAEFDVRSRGMQNAPQQMTIYCSEEAHSSVQKAVELLGFGKDAMRLIPVDDSLRIDLAALKEAITDDRENGCLPLCVIGCAGTTNTAAIDDLNALADICAEEKCWFHVDGAFGAWAAITPDYKYLVAGMERADSLAFDLHKWMYLQYPIGCILIRNAGEHRSAFSLTPTYLAHGKGERGLTGVDVNWLSDYGFELSRGFHALKAWMTIKEHGTARYGRIIQQNIDQAHYLARLVEAAPELELAVPVSLNIVNFRYMRPGLDETGLDNLNKQIEIELQEQGIAVTSTVSIRNRNYLHVGITNHRSLYSDFDTLVREVIRIGNELA from the coding sequence TTGTGGGTAGGTGGTGATATTCTGAGCAAGCAGACTGAAGAGTATCCTGAAGAGACTCTGGATCCGAAAGACTGGAAATCCATGCGCATCCTCGGCCACAGTATCCTTGATGACGCATTGGACTATTTAGAAACGTTAAGGGATCGTCCGATATGGGAGCATGCGCCAACGCATGTGAAAGCCCATTTTGAAGGTCCGCCTCCCGAAGATCCTGAACCTGCCGATGATGTATATCAGGAGTATCTACGGTACATACGCCCTCACCAGCTGGGTAACAGCCATCCTAGGTTCTGGGGCTGGATTGCCGGGTCAGGCACCGTGATGGGCATGTTTGCAGATCTGCTCGCCTCCTCAACGGATGCCGTCAGCGGATCCTTTTCCTACCTCAGCAATAACTACGTCGAACTGCAGGTCATCGAATGGTGCAAAACACTTCTTGGTTATCCCTCCACTGCAAGCGGCCTTATAACCAGCGGCTGTTCAGCTTCAAACTTAATTGGCTTAGCTGTTGCGAGAAACAAGATGGCAGAGTTCGATGTACGCAGCAGGGGAATGCAAAATGCGCCGCAGCAGATGACCATCTACTGTTCGGAAGAAGCCCACTCCTCTGTCCAGAAGGCCGTTGAACTGCTTGGCTTCGGAAAAGACGCAATGCGCCTGATCCCTGTAGATGATTCACTGAGGATTGACCTGGCAGCCCTGAAAGAGGCTATCACGGATGACCGTGAGAATGGCTGTCTGCCGCTGTGCGTCATCGGATGCGCAGGGACGACAAATACAGCCGCCATAGACGATCTCAACGCTCTTGCAGACATATGCGCGGAGGAAAAATGCTGGTTCCATGTTGACGGTGCCTTTGGCGCCTGGGCGGCTATCACTCCCGACTACAAGTATCTCGTAGCAGGAATGGAAAGGGCGGACTCTCTGGCGTTCGATCTGCATAAGTGGATGTACCTGCAGTATCCGATAGGCTGCATCCTGATCAGGAACGCCGGCGAGCACCGCAGTGCGTTCTCCCTGACACCTACCTACCTTGCCCACGGCAAAGGAGAGCGCGGCTTAACAGGCGTCGATGTGAATTGGCTCTCAGACTACGGGTTTGAGCTCTCCCGCGGCTTCCATGCACTCAAGGCTTGGATGACAATCAAGGAGCACGGCACTGCCAGGTACGGGCGGATCATACAGCAGAATATTGACCAGGCACACTACCTTGCCCGTCTGGTTGAGGCTGCTCCGGAACTTGAGTTGGCGGTGCCCGTGTCACTGAACATTGTCAACTTCCGTTACATGCGGCCTGGTCTGGATGAAACGGGCCTGGACAACCTGAACAAGCAGATAGAGATCGAGCTGCAGGAGCAGGGTATAGCTGTCACCTCAACTGTCAGCATAAGGAACAGGAATTACCTGCATGTAGGAATCACAAACCACCGCAGCCTGTATAGTGACTTTGATACTCTCGTGAGGGAAGTGATCCGGATTGGAAATGAACTCGCCTGA
- a CDS encoding pentapeptide repeat-containing protein: MKYRDKEFEEETFKDIDLTDASFSNSKFIDCTFDNCNLSNVNLNNARLQDVIFKKCKVMGLDFSKCNDFLLAIGFEDSLISYSVFSDMDLENTSFAGCQVYDCDFVNTNLKNATFEGADLKNSLFRNTNLSFTSFRNAKNYDIDPNNNFLKKTKFSVPEVISLLKGYDIEIE; the protein is encoded by the coding sequence ATGAAATACCGGGACAAAGAATTCGAAGAGGAAACCTTTAAAGACATCGATCTTACAGATGCCTCCTTCAGCAACTCAAAGTTCATTGACTGCACCTTTGATAACTGCAACTTATCCAACGTAAATCTGAACAATGCGAGGCTCCAGGATGTCATATTCAAAAAGTGCAAAGTAATGGGCCTGGACTTTTCAAAATGCAACGACTTCCTTCTTGCCATCGGATTTGAGGATTCCCTCATATCTTACTCCGTATTTTCAGACATGGATCTGGAAAACACAAGCTTTGCCGGCTGCCAGGTATATGACTGCGATTTCGTCAACACTAACCTGAAAAACGCAACCTTCGAAGGCGCCGATCTTAAGAACAGCCTCTTCAGGAACACTAACCTAAGCTTCACGTCCTTCAGGAATGCAAAGAACTATGACATTGATCCGAATAATAACTTCCTGAAGAAGACGAAGTTTTCTGTTCCTGAGGTGATCTCACTATTGAAGGGGTATGATATTGAGATTGAGTGA
- the csa3 gene encoding CRISPR-associated CARF protein Csa3 has protein sequence MPNLTLITTLYTLDPVLVCITRLSPSKVIIITEDGAVDKKVQAENILEATFGKVIEIKKLITSLYDPVRIAQDVADAIEKEHDRGNQVILNVSGGRKPQAFGTLFGAYARSDMVKRIVYVTEEDNFMLEFPILSFNISPTKKAILEHIRLGEKAVTAIAAKVGISRGMAYNHIRELKDMGYISDEDGFSITDSGRLAVI, from the coding sequence ATGCCCAATCTTACACTCATCACCACTCTATACACCCTCGACCCCGTGCTTGTCTGCATAACGCGCCTCTCTCCTTCAAAAGTGATAATCATCACAGAAGACGGAGCCGTGGACAAGAAGGTTCAGGCTGAGAATATACTGGAGGCCACCTTCGGGAAAGTAATCGAAATAAAGAAGCTTATCACCTCGCTGTACGATCCGGTGAGGATTGCACAGGACGTGGCGGATGCAATCGAGAAGGAGCACGACCGGGGCAACCAAGTTATACTGAATGTCTCCGGCGGCAGGAAACCACAGGCGTTCGGGACGCTGTTCGGGGCCTATGCGCGCAGTGATATGGTCAAAAGGATCGTCTACGTGACGGAGGAAGACAACTTCATGCTGGAGTTCCCTATCCTGAGCTTCAACATCTCGCCCACCAAGAAGGCCATCCTCGAGCACATAAGGCTCGGGGAGAAGGCGGTCACCGCCATTGCCGCAAAGGTGGGCATCTCCAGGGGGATGGCCTACAACCACATAAGGGAGCTTAAGGACATGGGGTATATCTCCGACGAGGACGGCTTCAGCATAACAGACTCGGGCAGACTTGCGGTGATATAA
- the cas3 gene encoding CRISPR-associated helicase/endonuclease Cas3: MYNYWGKADELSWHPLPYHSMDVVAVADQWWAHSPAIRRSFSQETGLSEEQTYAWVMFFIALHDLGKFDVRFQIKNLNLATENYKTSLPAGIRTKDYFHGDEGYKWFVLESEDLYFIDVDYKKQRWLQNWFASVAGHHGSIPTNTEPNLPPFVDESITSKDCLARQSWIQELNRIFLEPAGITFVDIPTKNPPLLLAGFCSVCDWLGSNREYFDFQQKESSLEKYFLSRERNALKALNDFGLLSHIATIGGMEALYPDYTPQNTQTLIDRLSVEQSLIIIEANTGSGKTEASLAYASKLLAASLADNIVFALPTQATANAMLERLEAVAGRIFESNDNIILAHGKRDSNKHFKRMIEKHKQSISLQGDFEAGAQCSEWLSSSRKRAFLGQIAVTTVDQVMLSAIRPLRHYFVRSFGIGKGVLIIDEIHAYDAYMYGILEAVIKQQKQAGGSVILLSATLPAYQKQSLCSAWGTDAVINEKGYPLILQATDDDVHTFALETWDCVQEKTVEIELWKTNDCSISVEQLKRIVKAAQEGAKVGIVCNLVDDAQKYAHRLSEMTSVPVDIFHSRYRYCDRMNKEKAVLDNYSKKSSDRGRILVGTQVIEQSLDIDFDWMISFVCPVDLLFQRMGRLHRHLKQRPESYKKPRCTIVIPNINDADLTEDPKKIYGFHNLIYKNTRVLWRTQYLLEQNNAIKFPEAYRDLIERVYAKDRWENEPESLTKLHEEYETEEWASKWISKGLTQADTYFMDSEGNANALTREGKMNLSVIPVTEDGGVKHFLDGIPVPKPNDKFDRELLSQNSLGVPDSNFWRSVLPKSQDRLHYLSMVKTNEGWRFDYDGGYLLYTQDRGLQKVKK, from the coding sequence ATGTACAACTACTGGGGCAAGGCTGACGAATTATCCTGGCACCCATTGCCTTACCACTCTATGGATGTTGTAGCAGTGGCCGATCAATGGTGGGCGCATAGCCCGGCCATACGTCGCAGTTTCTCCCAGGAAACAGGCTTGTCCGAAGAACAAACTTATGCGTGGGTAATGTTTTTTATTGCCTTACATGATCTGGGTAAATTTGATGTCCGATTCCAGATAAAGAATTTGAATCTGGCAACAGAAAACTATAAAACTAGTTTGCCTGCAGGCATTAGAACTAAAGATTATTTCCACGGCGATGAAGGATACAAGTGGTTCGTGCTAGAAAGTGAAGACTTATATTTTATAGATGTTGATTACAAAAAACAAAGGTGGCTTCAAAATTGGTTTGCTTCGGTTGCAGGACATCACGGATCAATACCTACAAACACCGAACCTAATCTTCCTCCTTTTGTTGATGAATCCATAACATCGAAAGATTGTCTTGCTCGTCAAAGCTGGATACAAGAGTTGAACCGTATTTTTCTAGAACCTGCTGGTATTACTTTTGTTGATATTCCTACAAAGAATCCACCATTGTTGCTTGCAGGATTTTGTAGCGTTTGTGATTGGCTGGGTTCCAATAGAGAGTATTTTGATTTTCAACAGAAAGAATCATCGTTGGAAAAATATTTTCTTAGCCGAGAAAGAAATGCTTTAAAAGCTTTAAATGACTTTGGCTTGTTATCTCACATAGCTACTATCGGTGGAATGGAGGCCCTTTATCCAGATTACACTCCACAGAACACACAGACACTAATCGATAGGTTGTCAGTAGAACAGTCTTTGATCATAATTGAAGCGAATACCGGTAGTGGAAAAACGGAAGCTTCTTTGGCTTACGCTTCCAAATTATTGGCAGCGAGCTTAGCAGACAATATAGTTTTTGCTTTGCCAACACAAGCAACCGCAAATGCAATGCTGGAGCGACTGGAAGCTGTTGCCGGTAGAATATTCGAAAGCAATGATAACATTATCCTTGCACACGGGAAGCGGGACTCAAATAAACACTTCAAAAGAATGATTGAAAAGCACAAGCAATCTATCAGTCTTCAAGGTGATTTTGAAGCCGGGGCACAGTGTAGTGAATGGTTGTCTTCCAGTAGGAAACGTGCTTTTTTAGGACAAATTGCTGTAACAACTGTGGATCAGGTCATGCTTTCGGCAATAAGACCGTTAAGGCATTATTTTGTTCGGAGTTTTGGGATTGGAAAAGGTGTCTTGATCATTGATGAAATCCATGCCTATGATGCTTACATGTATGGTATTTTGGAAGCAGTTATCAAACAGCAGAAACAAGCTGGAGGTAGCGTTATTCTATTATCTGCGACCCTTCCGGCATACCAAAAGCAATCATTGTGTAGTGCTTGGGGTACTGATGCAGTGATAAATGAAAAGGGATATCCATTGATACTACAGGCAACAGATGACGATGTTCATACGTTTGCATTAGAGACTTGGGATTGTGTTCAGGAAAAAACTGTTGAAATCGAATTGTGGAAGACAAATGATTGCTCAATATCCGTTGAACAACTTAAGCGGATAGTTAAAGCAGCACAAGAGGGAGCTAAAGTCGGCATTGTTTGCAATTTAGTTGATGATGCACAAAAGTATGCGCATCGCCTCAGTGAAATGACTTCTGTTCCAGTTGATATTTTCCATTCAAGATATCGATACTGTGACAGAATGAATAAAGAAAAAGCAGTATTGGATAATTACAGCAAAAAAAGTTCAGATCGAGGTAGGATATTGGTTGGAACTCAGGTAATAGAGCAATCATTGGATATCGATTTTGATTGGATGATTTCTTTTGTATGTCCGGTTGACCTCCTATTTCAGCGTATGGGAAGGTTGCACAGGCATTTAAAGCAACGGCCGGAGTCATATAAAAAGCCACGATGCACGATCGTAATTCCAAATATCAACGATGCAGATTTAACGGAAGATCCAAAGAAAATATACGGATTTCACAATCTCATTTATAAAAATACCAGAGTTCTTTGGCGCACTCAATACTTGTTGGAGCAAAACAATGCAATAAAGTTTCCAGAGGCATATCGTGATTTGATCGAACGTGTTTATGCTAAGGACAGATGGGAAAACGAGCCGGAATCACTGACTAAACTACATGAAGAATACGAAACCGAGGAGTGGGCGAGTAAATGGATCTCAAAAGGATTAACTCAGGCCGATACTTACTTTATGGACTCTGAAGGCAATGCAAATGCGCTCACCAGAGAAGGGAAAATGAATCTAAGTGTGATCCCGGTGACTGAAGACGGTGGAGTTAAACACTTTTTGGATGGTATCCCTGTTCCCAAACCCAATGATAAGTTTGATCGTGAGCTGTTGAGCCAAAACAGTCTGGGAGTTCCGGACAGCAATTTTTGGAGGTCCGTACTACCTAAAAGCCAGGATAGATTACATTACTTATCTATGGTGAAAACAAATGAAGGATGGCGTTTTGACTATGATGGTGGTTACTTACTTTATACTCAGGACAGAGGTTTGCAGAAGGTTAAAAAATGA